Proteins from one Elgaria multicarinata webbii isolate HBS135686 ecotype San Diego chromosome 3, rElgMul1.1.pri, whole genome shotgun sequence genomic window:
- the NPRL2 gene encoding GATOR1 complex protein NPRL2 codes for MEISSRIECIFFSEFHPTLGPKITYQVPEDFISRELFDTVQVYIITKPELQNKLITVTAMEKKLIGCPVCIEHKKYSRNALLFNLGFVCDARAKTCALEPIVKKLAGYLTTLELESGFISNDESKQKLIPIMTILLEELNATGRCTLPIDESNTIHLKVIEQRPDPPIVQEYDVPVFTQDKDDFFNSQWDLTTQQILPYIDGFRHVQKISAEADVELNLVRIAIQNLLYYEVVTLVSILQYSNVYCTTPKVQDLVDDKCLQDECLSYVTKPGHKRASLRDIFQLYCGLSPGTTVRDLICRYTLQLQRVDERKLIQFGLMKGLIRRLQKYPVKISRDERSHPARLYTGCHSYDEICCKTGMSYRELDERLENDPNIIVCWK; via the exons ATGGAAATCAGTAGCAGAATTGAGTGTATCTTCTTCAGTGAATTCCACCCAACACTTGGGCCTAAAATAACATACCAG GTACCAGAGGATTTCATTTCCCGAGAGCTCTTTGATACAGTTCAAGTATATATCATCACCAAACCTGAACTGCAAAACAAGCTTATCACAGT TACAGCTATGGAAAAAAAGCTGATTGGTTGCCCAGTCTGTATTGAACATAAAAAATACAGCCGGAATGCCTTGCTTTTCAACCTTGGCTTCGTTTGTGATGCTAGAGCTAAGACCTGTGCACTGGAACCTATTGTGAAGAAACTGGCAGGTTATCTTACCACTCTAGAG CTTGAGAGTGGTTTCATTTCCAATGATGAGAGTAAACAAAAGTTGATCCCCATCATGACCATCCTACTTGAGGAACTGAATGCGACGGGCAGGTGCACACTGCCTATAG ATGAATCCAACACCATTCACCTGAAAGTGATTGAGCAACGTCCAGATCCCCCCATTGTGCAGGAATATGATGTTCCTGTTTTCACACAAGACAAGGATGACTTCTTCAATTCCCAGTGGGACCTCACCACTCAGCAG ATCCTCCCATACATTGATGGATTTCGGCATGTTCAGAAAATATCCGCTGAAGCAGATGTGGAGCTCAATTTGGTCCGAATTGCCATCCAGAACCTATT atactaTGAAGTAGTGACTTTGGTTTCCATACTTCAG TACTCAAATGTATATTGCACGACGCCTAAAGTCCAGGACCTGGTAGATGATAAATGTCTCCAAGATGAATGTCTTTCATATGTCACAAAACCAG GTCACAAGCGAGCCAGCCTGAGAGACATTTTCCAGCTGTACTGTGGGTTGAGCCCTGGCACAACTGTTCGAGACCTCATTTGCCGCTATACCCTCCAGCTCCAGAGAGTGGATGAAAG GAAGCTCATCCAGTTTGGTCTGATGAAGGGCCTTATTCGACGGCTCCAGAAGTATCCTGTGAAAATATCCCGGGATGAAAGAAGTCATCCAGCACGACTGTACACAGGCTGTCATAGTTATGATGAGATTTGCTGTAAAACAG GAATGAGCTACAGGGAGTTGGATGAAAGGTTGGAGAATGATCCCAATATAATTGTTTGCTGGAAATGA
- the LOC134395098 gene encoding transmembrane reductase CYB561D2, with product MALTIETESRIYRSLRTAFGAAAHFVSLGFTIFVAVLARPGSSLFSWHPFLMSLAFSFLMTEALLAFSPESSFLRSFSRKARVRFHWALQLLSLICALLGLAIITYNKYLNGKDHFVTWHGQTGLLTVLYASMQCMGGLALLYPKLLKNWTLTKLKLYHATSGLIGYLLGCASLTLGMCSLWFTTSVTGVSWYLSLLCPVLTSLVIMNQVSNAYLYRKRIQP from the exons ATGGCTTTGACAATTGAAACGGAATCACGGATCTACCGCTCCCTCAGAACTGCCTTTGGTGCCGCCGCACACTTTGTCTCTCTTGGATTTACCATCTTTGTAGCTGTGCTTGCCAGACCTGGATCAA GTCTGTTCTCCTGGCATCCTTTCTTAATGTCTCTTGCG ttttccTTCCTGATGACGGAAGCCCTGCTGGCTTTCTCTCCAGAGAGCTCCTTCCTCCGCTCCTTCTCCCGGAAGGCCAGGGTTCGCTTCCACTGGGCTTTGCAGCTGCTTTCCCTCATCTGCGCTCTGCTGGGCTTGGCCATCATCACCTATAACAAATACCTCAATGGGAAGGACCACTTTGTCACCTGGCATGGCCAGACCGGCTTGCTGACGGTGCTGTACGCTAGCATGCAGTGCATGGGGGGGCTGGCTCTGCTCTACCCCAAATTGCTGAAGAATTGGACCCTGACCAAACTGAAGCTCTACCATGCCACATCAGGTCTGATCGGCTACCTTCTAGGCTGCGCCAGTTTGACGCTGGGGATGTGCTCCTTGTGGTTCACCACATCAGTGACGGGCGTCTCCTGGTATCTGTCTTTGCTGTGCCCCGTCCTCACCAGCCTGGTTATCATGAACCAAGTGAGCAATGCCTACCTCTACCGCAAAAGGATCCAGCCTTGA